A single genomic interval of Malania oleifera isolate guangnan ecotype guangnan chromosome 11, ASM2987363v1, whole genome shotgun sequence harbors:
- the LOC131167287 gene encoding chlorophyll a-b binding protein CP29.1, chloroplastic — translation MTTAAAAATSSFMGTRLPDVYSNSGRVHARFGFGRKKAPPKKSAFKPGLDRPLWYPGAKAPEWLDGSLVGDYGFDPFGLGKPAEYLQYDLDSLDQNLAKNLAGDVIGTRFEGSDVKSTPFQPYTEVFGLQRFRECELIHGRWAMLATLGALAVESLTGVTWQDAGKVELIEGSSYLGLPLPFNITTLIWIEVLVIGYIEFQRNAELDPEKRLYPGGPFFDPLGLAADPEKKATLQLAEIKHARLAMVGFLGFAVQAAATGKGPLNNWATHLSDPLHTTIIDTFFSS, via the exons ATGACTACCGCCGCCGCTGCCGCCACATCGTCCTTCATGGGCACCCGGCTGCCCGACGTGTACTCTAATTCGGGCCGGGTCCACGCCCGATTCGGGTTCGGACGCAAGAAGGCACCGCCCAAGAAGAGCGCCTTCAAGCCTGGGTTGGACCGCCCGTTGTGGTATCCGGGAGCGAAAGCGCCGGAGTGGCTGGACGGGAGCTTGGTCGGGGACTACGGGTTCGACCCCTTCGGGTTGGGTAAACCCGCGGAGTACCTGCAGTACGACCTGGACTCACTGGACCAGAACTTGGCAAAGAACCTGGCGGGCGATGTCATCGGGACCCGGTTCGAGGGGTCCGACGTCAAGTCAACGCCGTTTCAGCCCTACACGGAGGTATTTGGGCTGCAGAGGTTCCGGGAGTGTGAGCTCATCCACGGGAGGTGGGCTATGCTCGCCACGCTCGGTGCTCTTGCCGTTGAATCGCTCACCGGAGTTACTTGGCAAGATGCCGGAAAG GTGGAGCTAATAGAAGGGTCATCCTACCTAGGGCTACCCCTCCCATTCAACATAACGACACTTATATGGATAGAGGTTCTGGTGATCGGATACATTGAGTTCCAGAGGAATGCTGAGCTCGACCCTGAGAAGAGGCTCTACCCTGGCGGCCCGTTCTTCGACCCTCTCGGCCTCGCTGCCGATCCCGAGAAGAAGGCCACCCTTCAGCTGGCTGAGATCAAGCACGCCCGCCTCGCCATGGTCGGCTTCCTCGGCTTTGCCGTCCAGGCCGCCGCCACCGGAAAGGGCCCCCTCAACAACTGGGCAACCCATTTGAGCGACCCTCTTCACACCACCATTATTGACACCTTCTTCTCCTCTTGA